In one Micromonospora polyrhachis genomic region, the following are encoded:
- a CDS encoding protein kinase domain-containing protein produces the protein MEQTVRDARGRSLPLAERLGHGAEGVVNRVKDSRLAVKRLFRRDADPGQATALESRLRAVARMPIEDLPIARPMVMLAEPDLGFVMELVDDMVPLERQMLAPYEVELVPWYLATGGLRRRLRILARIATTLATLHTRGMAYGDPSPGNVLVSEPTDQDQIWLVDPDNLAVESDGSRPAVYTPGYGAPELVNRGGRISTLSDAFAFAVMAHHTLFAVHPFIGDEIEEGPVEWEEAAHAYRVPWIDHAEDHSNVSTGGLPGRNRLVTRTVTRYFRSTFEEGLLEPRRRPSCADWAMALWQAGDAMIACGSCPGQRFATRACPWCGASSGSDLVCRIWLHAGPDVFSLDRAERSGDPDRVVGVRGWDIPAGELVAIDRGRPFVLTGRHGEIRPAAPDRPLSTVSWDGDNRIQVRNVGARPVLLVSGDRNVQRRLWPEQDAEVELRPEVPPWRLCFTSDPLSPHRQVTFDLIESTGTVR, from the coding sequence ATGGAGCAGACCGTGCGGGACGCGCGGGGTCGGTCACTTCCATTGGCCGAGCGGCTCGGCCACGGTGCCGAGGGGGTCGTCAATCGGGTCAAGGACAGCCGGCTGGCGGTGAAACGGCTGTTTCGCCGGGACGCGGATCCGGGCCAGGCCACCGCGTTGGAGAGTCGGCTACGGGCGGTTGCTCGGATGCCGATCGAGGACCTTCCGATAGCCCGACCAATGGTGATGCTCGCGGAGCCGGACCTTGGTTTCGTCATGGAACTGGTCGACGACATGGTGCCGCTGGAACGGCAGATGCTGGCACCGTACGAGGTGGAACTGGTCCCGTGGTATCTGGCGACCGGCGGACTGCGTCGCCGCCTGCGGATACTCGCCCGGATCGCGACCACGCTCGCGACCCTGCACACCCGGGGAATGGCCTACGGCGATCCATCTCCCGGTAATGTCCTGGTCTCCGAGCCGACGGACCAGGACCAGATCTGGTTGGTGGACCCAGACAACCTCGCGGTGGAGTCCGACGGATCGCGACCTGCGGTCTACACCCCGGGCTACGGTGCCCCTGAGCTGGTCAATCGGGGTGGCCGGATCAGCACTCTCTCGGATGCGTTCGCGTTCGCCGTCATGGCACATCACACCCTGTTCGCGGTACACCCGTTCATCGGTGACGAGATCGAGGAGGGGCCAGTCGAGTGGGAGGAGGCGGCACATGCGTACCGAGTGCCGTGGATCGACCACGCGGAGGACCATAGCAACGTCTCGACCGGGGGCCTGCCCGGTCGGAACCGGCTGGTGACGCGGACGGTCACGCGGTACTTCCGGAGCACCTTCGAGGAGGGGCTCCTGGAGCCGCGCCGCCGCCCCTCCTGCGCCGACTGGGCGATGGCGCTGTGGCAGGCCGGCGATGCCATGATCGCGTGCGGGTCGTGTCCCGGGCAGCGGTTCGCGACCCGGGCCTGTCCCTGGTGCGGCGCGTCGTCGGGTAGCGACCTCGTCTGCCGGATCTGGTTGCACGCCGGCCCGGACGTCTTCAGCCTCGACCGGGCCGAGCGCTCCGGTGACCCGGATCGAGTGGTGGGAGTGCGGGGCTGGGACATACCCGCCGGTGAGTTGGTGGCAATCGACCGGGGCCGACCATTCGTACTGACCGGTCGGCACGGCGAGATTCGTCCCGCCGCCCCGGACCGACCACTGTCCACCGTGAGCTGGGATGGCGACAACCGCATCCAGGTGCGCAACGTGGGCGCCCGGCCGGTCCTGCTCGTCTCCGGCGACCGGAACGTGCAGCGGCGGCTGTGGCCGGAACAGGACGCGGAGGTGGAGCTACGTCCGGAGGTGCCGCCGTGGCGGTTGTGCTTCACCAGCGATCCACTGAGTCCACACCGGCAGGTGACGTTCGACCTCATCGAGTCGACGGGAACGGTGCGGTGA
- a CDS encoding vWA domain-containing protein, producing MAGVESTGRAEPEVVEPIMNVRPRSAAPRPLPVLILADSSGSMADDNKIDTLNASIAGMFRDFAAQDSPRGLIHVAAIEFGGEEARLHLPMTPSPSAVWPELQPSGRTPIGGALSLAADLLRNEEIVPRRAYSPTVILVSDGKPTDDWQSGMERFLVSVRGAAALRIAVGIGQDIDDEAQRVLESFVANPAIPVFRAEDVHRVAQFFRWVTLRVTERVHSVKPDTIPPIDLRELQDLI from the coding sequence GAATCGACCGGGCGGGCCGAACCGGAAGTCGTCGAACCGATCATGAATGTGCGACCGAGATCGGCTGCTCCGCGTCCGCTTCCCGTGCTGATCCTCGCCGACTCAAGCGGCAGCATGGCCGATGACAACAAGATCGATACACTGAACGCCAGCATCGCCGGCATGTTCCGGGACTTCGCTGCCCAGGACTCGCCACGTGGTCTGATCCACGTGGCGGCGATCGAGTTCGGTGGCGAGGAAGCCCGACTACACCTGCCGATGACACCCTCGCCATCGGCGGTCTGGCCCGAGTTGCAACCCTCTGGACGTACCCCGATCGGCGGTGCGCTCTCGTTGGCCGCCGACCTGCTCAGGAACGAGGAGATTGTGCCCCGCCGGGCGTACAGCCCCACGGTGATCCTGGTGTCCGACGGAAAACCTACCGACGACTGGCAGTCCGGAATGGAGCGATTTCTCGTGTCCGTTCGGGGAGCCGCAGCGTTGCGGATAGCGGTCGGAATCGGTCAGGACATCGACGACGAGGCCCAGCGGGTGTTGGAGAGTTTCGTTGCCAACCCGGCGATACCCGTCTTTCGGGCCGAGGACGTCCACCGGGTCGCACAGTTCTTCCGGTGGGTGACGCTGCGCGTCACCGAACGGGTCCATAGTGTCAAGCCCGATACCATTCCGCCGATCGATCTTCGCGAGTTGCAGGACCTGATCTGA